Part of the Zingiber officinale cultivar Zhangliang chromosome 8A, Zo_v1.1, whole genome shotgun sequence genome, ttcattaaATCTCTAATCAAGATTAGATTATCATACCATAAATAAATTACATAGTCGACCTATTCATCTATTCGTTAATATATTAAACTTAACTAACACTTAGATTCAAATAAATAGAATAAACCTTACGtgttaattaaagaaataaatcttaattttaattaattaaacaacatGGTACCTACCGAAAAGTCATTAGAACTTCGTCCAATCATCGCatgaacaagaaaagaaaagcatATTCGTTACCAATAAAACATGAGTTGAATTTGTAGCATACAAAAGCATAGAACCAAAACTAACATAACATACTAAACCTAACAAACTATAAAATCTGAAACTTTAAAGAATTATAGAAACTAATTAAGAGCATTAACATAATAGGAACATGCACCATTCATTGAAACCGAAACATGATATCATAATAAGGAAACAAACCTAATCTTACAAGCTACCCAATCCGAAACTTTAAAGaattatagaaactaataaaaagCATTAACATAATAGAAACATGCACCCTTCATTGAAACCGAAACATGATATCATAAAAAGGAAAAACCCAAAACTACACAAGACTATAGAGGCTAATTAAAACAATAACATGGTTGAGAACATGCCTTAAGTACTTAACTATTGCTCCTTGTCTTCCCTTGAAACTCTAGCATCGGTGGAGAAACAAAGGGTGGGGAAATCTCCTTAGGGCAGGcggcaagaagaagaacaagtggTGTTCTAGGTGAGGGTTTTATATAAGGTGGAGGCTTTAGGACTTggtctagatttttatctactaaACCTTTATCCCTATCCTTTATCCATATTCATAATTATCTGAATTTTATATATACATATTTGTATGTGATAATAGTGTAGTTCTTAGTTATTAACTACAACATATGCATTTTATAGATTATGTATATACACGTGAGTCACATATAAGTTCGTATACTTTTATTTAATACTAGATAGattttataaatgctaagtcccatatattatttataaaacttaatgCTAAGTCTAAATAGAAACTTATTTCCATGGTTTATATAATTCCATATATAGTTTTACCtatttaattctatttattcTTTGTAATTACACCttattttatttccatattaaTTAGATATCCATCTATACATCGTACATACATAGTAATATTTAATTCACATATTATAATTTATGATACTACGATACTATAATTTTACATATGATACTATAATTTGcacattatatattttatatcatacaaaatattttatttctatatcgATTAGATAAATAGTCTTTAAAAATTTCTACATACTAAATTTTATCCCTAAATGCTAAGTCCTttaattcctatatatatatattttataaaaccTCATACTAAGTTTTATCTCTATCCTTTATCTATATCATAATTATCTGaattttatatatacatatataatttgTATGTGATAATATTGTAGTTTCTtagttattatatatattttatatgttaCACGTTatgtatataatatattaatcttacatttttttttattatttttatttaattaatattattttgtatgactataaaaatacatatttgggtataaaattaatatttatatccAACAATTTCCTTAATAAAATTGATCCAATTAAATTCCATAAATGTAAGCTAACTAATTAACTAAATCTAGCTAAATCTATAtatttaagttaataaatttcttaattaaatctgaattctaattaaatataattaatccaataaataaccttaattaaataaattcaaaatctaattaaattgtaattaatCCAATAGAtcctcttaattaaataaatctgaattctaattaaattataatttaatccaataaatatCCTTAATGAAATAAGCGGTTTCGGACACTACAATAAGACATCTCTCttaatccctccatcgttttaaaaaaatgatcttaaatactTAAAGCTCTTAATTCCAGACAACTTGTCATCTCCTATTTTAACAActgtctcattacgtctaatattattaaatttaaattttatatattctatttttactcaactaagcttaaaacctttcacttctaaTGTTTTtcaccaagattctagtttaacatttattCTTTCACATatctcatctatcaaaataatattattgCAAACAGTATGCACTAAGGTACTGTGTTTTGAATGTgtagttcatccataattagtgtaaaaagatagagagtTAAAATTGATCTTTGATATGACTCTATatttattgaaaatgcttcaaTTAATCCGTCTGAAGTTCTCACTCTTGTCATTACattctcgtacatatccttaattagtttaatatatgctacgttaacacctctcttttctagattttttttttatataatttctcttaaacttTATCATAAGCTCTTTCTAAATCAATGAATATCATATATAGATTTTACTTTTgctccgatatttttcaattagttgtctaagaagataCATAACTTCTATTGTCCACCTTTCAGGCATATACctaaattgattttcgatcaccgtggtctctttcctttatctttttttattactcttttccaaagtttcatggtataattcattagtttaatatccctatagtttatacaattttgtacatctcctttgttcttatataagggaactagagtacttaccctatcaaatattttcattttcaatatcatgttaaataattttgtaagtcattcaatactttatttttttagACACTTCCCATACTTCTATCGGAATATCTCCATTTTGTATcccatttaaaacttattctacttctaaagtttaaattctacgataaaaatttaaatttttatatatctacttaaattacttaagttaagttggccacctaaaccttcattaaaaagttgatgaaaataccacATCTAtagctcttttatttctccatcatttactagtgCTCTATTGCATACATCTTTAATATATCTtatttggataaaatctcttgtctctctcactttagttattctataaatctcttccccttcttttgtatctaatttttgatataacaatTTAAAAATTTCATTCTTTGGTTTATTCATTACTTTCTTAGTCtctttcttagctattgtatatctttttaaattttgctcgttcttacaaatatataatttcttatatgcTATGCGTTTTTATTTACTTTCTCCTATACTTTCTCAATATACCATCAAAAtttcttacttagtggtgcattcccttttgactcaccgagtatattcttggctactattttcaactttgatacatCTTATCCATGTCCTATTAGAGTCACCGTATATTTCATCTAATGCTTGTAACAttcttcttaaatatattttgcttcccatccttaaacttctaccacttaattctagcggtgtatattttccttctattgataattgaggtgtatatccaacactactaatctatgttgggtagttaaactttctttatggatgaccttgcaatctttacaaatatttctatccctcttcctaaccataagaaagtcaatttgcgatttattattccacttttgaatgtgaccaaGTGTTCATCTCTTTTATTAAAAAAGATATTAGTTAGTATAAAgttatatgctatcgcaaaatctaatatagtttttccttcttcatttcttgCTCCAAACTCATAACCCCATGCACCCTCTCATATTTCTTATTTTTTACTtagacatgcccatttagatcgtcttctattaaaatcattttatttggcgaaatattttataatactttATCTAGGtcgtcccaaaatcttgatttgataTCTTTATCTAATCTTACTTAAGGTGCATATATATTAATTACGTTCATAGTTTTTTTCGTTATTACTATCTTGAGAGTTATAATTATATCCCCTTTCTAACTACTCATGCAATTTTctcctttaacgaactatctacaaccatactcactccatttcttattttactctttctatataccataacttaaaattcGAGTTTTTTTATCATCTTTGCTTTCTCGtttatccattttgtctcttgtacatacaaaatactaattcttctcgtAATTATCGTACCTATTACCTTCATTGCTTTATAGTgagggttcctatgttccatgttccaaatattgtactattagttttcctataatatttgttcttattcAACTAATGGCGTGAGAACTCTTGtttatttaacactacactcgagttctcatggagatgtagcggttctTGCCGATACGTTACATTTGGACCTTGCAacacgaactcttgcatatttaacactacaccaagttctggagatgtagtggtccttgcTGAGATGCTACAATTAGAAAAATTAATGAGTATTTGTGTAGTTTAACCCTTTTGAGCTTTTATTTGAGATTCGTGCTTCTCATTGTCCAGGATGAATATTCTCAATGGATTGTGGTTAGTCAAAGGAGTCTTATCGAACTTATGACAGAGTTCCCTTCAACAAAGCCTCCATTAGGAGTTTTCTTCACTGCAATAGCACGTGCTTACAACCAAAGGAGTCCTATCGTATACTGGATCAGTTTCCTCGTTAGAAGTTTTAACTTATCACTATTTTGGATCTTTCTAGGATAGCACCAACTAGTATTCATGTGACATGCGCAGTAGAATGTCAGAAAACACCGACAGGAAGGATTCATAAGGGAGTCTAGCTGTTCAACTTGGATGAAGGTACTTTTCCTACATTGCCTAGTATCTTTCAACCTCCCTTAATGAGTTAGCAGTGCTGCAATCTAGATTAAGAAAACAAGCAGGTTTGAACTTGTAATCTAGGTAAATGGGTACTTTCATTAAATTACTGTTACAATTTCCTTACCATATCGATCTTGTGTTACAATCATTATGATTGGCCCTGGGACAGGGTTAGCACCATTCAGGGGTTCTTACACGTCTCCCTCCCCAATTTTGCTTTTTTTTTCCCTGTTTTGCGAGATTAAACACATTCAGGTAGttgtaattttgaaaaaaaaaattatattttgttcaCTTTCAAGAAAGGCTGGCCTTCAAGGAGGCTGGAACTCGGCTTGTTTATTCTGTTCTCTTCTTTAGATGCAGGAATCGTAAGATGGTAAACTAGTATACCATCCATCAAGTGAATCAAACACCTGTAGACATTAGTCTATATTGATTCATTCTTACATGATTGAGAATCTGCTTTTTTCAGGATTATATCTATGAGGATGAGCTAAAAAACTTTGTTAAAACTGAAGCACTTTCTGAACTTATTGTTGCATTCTCCCGTGAGGGTCCAACAAAGGAATATGTCCAGCATAAAATGGATGAAAAGGTTGACAGTTTATGCTGCTCTTTTTTTGATTTGTTGGATTTCTACGGCCTCTTGCATTTTTCTGTATCTGCGGGTAAccattaatttcatttttttcagGCTTCAGACATCTGGAAAATCAACACGCAAGGTGGCTATATTTATTTCATAGCATTGTCCAGGAACAGGTAACAACTGCTTTCATAGCCTCACTATTGCAGGATTCTTGTCTAAAAGTCACAGAGCCATTCCGTGCTATTTTAGCATTGTTAGAGATGCTAGAGATTTCAGAAATTGTGAAGAAATCTATAGGTAGCCTTGTCCAAGCTAAGTAATGACCTATGAAACCAACCTCTATGTTTTTGGATCAATTTAACTCTTTTTTTTTGGTTGGGGTTCACTAATATTTACCTTAGCAAGACACTTCTACACTCTAAAGCATTCTAATTCTGGTCTATAACTTTTCGCTAACATTGTGCAATTCCTTTGTATATTTTGCTCAGGGATCTCTTGATAGTTCAGAGACGGTATTTAAGGATACGGTATTTAAGGGACGTCTGGTGAAACTACTTGtcagtttgtttttctttttcgttCCATTTGACATAGTCCTCATGCAAACAGTTCCAGTTTTGTACCCCTCAGCCTGCATTCTTTAACCACTCAGCATTAAACTTGTGTTTCATGTTAGATATGCCCTCAATAATCTCTTAAACATTTTGAATTTGAGAGAAGTATTATTCAAGATACCCATCTCCAATTCACCATCAACGTTTTCTGTGTTAAAAATTTTCATAGTTTGAATATCCTGTAAAGGATGATCAACATGGCTGGTAATTTTTAGAAGGCTGTGCTTTCTAATTTTGAATGGAATTAAGGTTCTTCAAAAGTTGGGTTTTCTCCTCTGAATTTAATCCATTAATAGTGCATTGAAATAGCTTGTAAGTAGACAATTGGACAGTTAACCTAAACCACTGAGCAGGGACCATATATTGCACCTTAATGACTAACAATCATGCTAAAGAGAGAAATCAATAAGACTTCTATATGGAAAGATGCTAAAAACTCTACTTTTATAGGAGTTCAATTTGTTaggaatataatttaaatcttctattgaaaagatatgaaaaatatcatgaattTTAAAAGATGAAAATATGGAATAAGACATTTTGAgtagagtttaaaaataaatagGACTTAAATCCAAAATAGATAATATATATGAATTCTTTTGATCTTAATAAATGATATCATATAAGAGTCAAGACCTAAATCAGATGTCATATGAAGTAGCATTGAACGAAATTAAGGGGAAGCTTGAAATTGGTAGCTCGACCGAACCACATAGTTAGGCCAACTTGAACTAAGTTTAGTGTAAATGTGAATGTGTTTTTAAGTAGtggatttgaattttattttatgttgtcGATAATACTATATATTaatgtcatttatcaaaactgaGAAAATCATAGGAATTTAATGTATCTAGGTGTTTTATTTATGGCAAAATAAGTTATACTAATGCATCTCATAAATTGTACGCTAAAGAACCTTTATAATATTCCAATCTTGCAATCAAATCCAAGTCATGAAAGATATCATGATCTCTACATTTTGCTTGTTTAATCCTCCGAAAGGATATCCACACAAAGAACTGGCCAACTGGGGCCAATGCACTCCACCCAcacataataaataaataaaataaatcaaaggagaaaaataaaataaaataaaataaaaataaaaatgagcaATTTATCAGAAAGTGTCCATTAACCTATAGCTCTGAACATAGGAATTGAAAGAATCTCACATGACCTAAAATTTGTTAAACTTTTATAATGCAGAAAGTCATGTTGTATAGACTACAATATTCTAACATTACCAAGCCAATTGAAAGTATGAGAGATGAAACCATTAAAATTCTAATATAATTAAACatataaaacaaaaacaaaaaaaatactcaAACACATGTAGGCCAGGCACATTAAAATGATGGTGCCCTTGGCCTTCAATGACCCTAAAGGAGGGATTTGGAGACAAGATCGAAGCCCAGCCATGTGAAAGAATGATGGAGTTAGAGGGAACTCTATGCCCTGAGACTGGGGACTTGATATGTGGTCCTTATTTTTAAGGCATAGACCCGATCACTCCGGGTCAAGTAGGGCGGCCAAACATTGAATCATATATGAACATGGACAGTATTTAAATAAGACAAAATAAGATTAATAAGAATACTATATATTGACATTTATAACTCGAGAAGttacttcttttaatgattttggAAGATAAAAAGAATTGATTTTTTTATAACTATCTAAACTTAATTGTATATCAAACAATTATTTGACAAAAGAATCAACAAATGTAGTTTTTCAATGTTGATTAACTATTAGTAAAATGAAAAAGTAATATCTAATCACAAAGATTGATGGAGTAAAAAAGTTTGTAATAGCAAAATAAACAAAGTTATTGTATGCCAATTGTCCATATATATCCTCAAACAATTAGTAAAATggctgtgttttttttttaaaaaaaaaaaaaggagaaagatAAAGGACATGTACACCTTGTGGATGAAGTTTCATTTGCTTTTTCGAAGCTAAGCAACAAAAAGGCTTTATTGCTCTCATCGTGATTCATGGATCGGCATATTTCATGGACCATGCTATGCAATTTTTGTACTAATTAACCAATTAAAATGTGGAAATATATATTACATATAacattttttttagttatttctTGTGGATTAACCCCTTGgaactaaaattttaaaagaaaatcaaagtttagagtatctttcttctatttttttagcAAATGATCAAGGGTTTTGAATTGACATAGGGATTGTGTTGTGAACTTTTGTGATGGATATTCATCAAAGACTCAATTGATAACAAAAAATATTACTCAATTCTAAAATCTAGATTGACTAAAAGAATTGAGAATTAGACCGTTTTTTATACTACTGTTTTATAGGACAATGATTCTTTCTAGTGGAGTTTTAGATGACTACCAAACAAAAGATCAATCAAAGTGGcccatatttatatatatgtgtgcTTTGATTCTTGAGTAACAATTGCAATAATTTATGGGACCTTGGATAATTAATGCCACTTTTTTGGATTTACAAAAGCACAAAATCAACATGCTAGTTTAGAGGAGGACCGAGCTAATCAATTTGTCTCAATTTTTTAATTAGTCAAGAATTTCTAATGTAATCTTCATGTCTTATTCATACATTCTTCTTAGAATATTTCtgttagttcgttaaatcaataaataTATGATTCTTGCAATTTTCACAATCAATTAACActaaagtttgtaattattttattCAAGTTTGATAACCATATATATGTGGTTTACTTAAAAACctacataatttttaatttttagacaactttgaaaatattttcttgatTGTTTATTTTCTACTAATATGCTAATATTATAACTACATTATTTGATTAACTTTAGTACTCATAGGCGTCATGTAACTATATAGAAAGATTcatcatttttttcttctttacaaTACTAAGATTGATACAAacaaaaccaaaaacaaatgaaTTGTTTCTCTTTCAAATACAAAGCTATAATATATAGAGATTATCTATTGCATGGACCTTGGTCATCATATGCATGCATGTGGTGTGTCATTTTATCTGAGGGCTAACGATTCAATGAAAGGACGTCAAATTATCATCTAGTATCCATAACTCAATCATCAATATAATGTATTCGTAGAGATTTTTCTTTTTTCAAATGGGGCATATAACCATAGGATACTAGATTTCTAGATCATCTCTCACGAACGCTTTTCAATTTATCTTAACGATCAGTAGAAAACTTCTAGGACACCAAATTCTTTTTTCTCAAGATTTCATTTCACccctaaaaattatttattttacctcttaaagttttaaaattattaaaattcctttagaatttttaaaactcaTGTCATTATTACATAAATTTTAAGTGTAGTGACACTATTTATACTaggcctatatatatatatacaaaaaaaaattgataatattgaaaatttaaagAATATTTTATAAAAGTATATTCTTAAATTTCATAATATGTGGTGGTAAATGTGAAATCCTAATCTTAGCGACCTTTCTAAAAAGGTCGTAAATCACAGAACTTATTTAGTAAATTTTCATAATACTCAATTCTATCTAGGGATATTAATTTGGATAGATAGAATAGAATGttgaattttctttaaaaaaaaaatcccaacttAAATTTGATCTGAACAATCTAAAACCTTTAAACCCAAACATAAATCCGACCAATTCAAATTTGACCCAAATAATCggaataattttttttcctataattttttatttttatcttaataCTTTATTATTGTCATATTAACAGTAATATTAATATAcatagaaatattttaatttttaaaataaaatttaatttaaccttaaaaatATATTAAGATCTAAATTTGAGTTAACACGAATCTGATCCAAAAATTTTTAACTCAAAAACTTTTCAACTCGAATCTgacttagaatttgaaaatcatccatccgagtttaatttttttttcgcaCTGACTCAGATCATATCGTCGGATGATCGGATCGGATCGGATGGAATTGATTTTTGACACCCCTGATCCTATTCCTTTTACGCATCACAATCAAGTGAGTAAACTTGAGTTCAGCAAACATTCAATGGAAGGTATAGGAGTGAGCCACATATCTACATTGGAGCATTAAAGAAGAACCCTAACAATAAACTTCCCCCTCTCTTCAAATCTATATATTCCCATCTTTCGTGAGCAGTGGTGCAGCCTCTTCCATGCTTCCCTCGATCCTCTCCCCATTACTAAATTCGACCTTTTTTAGTTTGAGTTTGAGCAGCACTTTCCCAAATTATCTCCTTCCAAATCCAATCTCAAGCCATGCAACTCGCCGCCGCCGACACCGCCGCCAAAGCGTTCAAGCAAGTCTTCCTCAAGAAAATGTTGCTCGGCCTACGCCACGCGTCCCCCATCGCGAGCCTGCAAGGCCGGAAGGCCGCCATCCATCTCTCCTCTAACGCGGCCTTAGCGGTCGCTCGAGGCGACCGCCGAAGGTGGACTCGCGGCCTCCTCTCGCGTCTCGCCCGGCAGGAAGAGCGAGGCGCGGGGCCCTTCCTCAAGCTCCTACTCGGAGACGACCGGTACCGGAAGCTCGTCCCTCAAAACAGAAAGATCATCACGAAGCGGAGCCTCAAGCTGATCCGTTCGAGAAAGACGACGGCGAAGAAGAAAACGAGTAGTGCTGAAAATGGCAGCCGGGGTCTGGCGAGGTGCTTTTTGGCCAAGAGAATGCGGTTGCTCAAGAGCCTCGTGCCCGGAGGCAACTCTTTGGGTGGCTCCACCTTGATGGAGGAAACCTTGGACTATGTCGTTTTTCTCCAATGTCAAGTTGATCTCATGCGAGGCCTTGTAGAAACCTTCCAATTCTCCAACCCAAGGTAATTCATTTATGAACATAGTAACTTGAAAATCATTTTACTACTATTTCTTACTTAATTTGAATAATcattgtttgattgattgatttttcTCTCCTCGTAGAGCTCAGAATAAATGCACattggaagagagaaaagaagcaGGAGGAGAGCAAATTGAGCACTAATATGGTAGCATATGAAGAAGAATATTATTTATGTACATTCTAgctacttttcttcttctttttttttttttaaaacaagtttGATTGAGATTGTGTGAGGAAACTTGTGATGTAAAATATTGAAGAAAAAATTTACATCTACTACTCTCCATAATTAAGCTAATTAAGTTTCTCTTGAGAAAGAACACTCTCCATTGTTCTAAACACatcatttaaaaattttgtaGTTTAtgtaaaaaagaaagaaaattgttcaCAATGTACAGATGATTATGTAACAGTTTCACAGTATCTCAACCTTAGCAAACAAAAAGGGGGCAACAAAAAGAGAGTCAGAATCCTTG contains:
- the LOC122011682 gene encoding transcription factor IBH1-like 1, which gives rise to MQLAAADTAAKAFKQVFLKKMLLGLRHASPIASLQGRKAAIHLSSNAALAVARGDRRRWTRGLLSRLARQEERGAGPFLKLLLGDDRYRKLVPQNRKIITKRSLKLIRSRKTTAKKKTSSAENGSRGLARCFLAKRMRLLKSLVPGGNSLGGSTLMEETLDYVVFLQCQVDLMRGLVETFQFSNPRAQNKCTLEERKEAGGEQIEH